In Mytilus edulis chromosome 4, xbMytEdul2.2, whole genome shotgun sequence, the following proteins share a genomic window:
- the LOC139520929 gene encoding uncharacterized protein — protein MVSLIEFLKERNIPVDKVEEDKIDCQVILLLSDDELTKYIPICGDRIAVKDFCKNQGGTGSKSKKKKTLLQKIRKRLHPSSKRNLFKTKKDIDESSSDSDDNPSTSKNIGNDHAAKSERRIELGWLMKEGDRMKQVRGPTGGGTRHLIVDKDTLVSAIKETALKLYFPEGISPRGKIENFVVDIMDFKRQSANLDLSVENIYDRSKMRLLRFYLLTVPKERDNTEQEKNSTTRTKENEDQKSVSQLLRLENHENNSSHSSYNEHTSLNMCSDDEIQFGPVLADIDDIYDSTIPLNDIHTQSDSQPENSYIANDPGIITNSLGIIADGPGLINNEQLFLDPFHSVKIRVHRGNLMIEMMKIFSDPTIMYATFFDVSMILPTGKAEEGVGEGIFRDCLTEFWNEFMDNCCIGNSQKVPTIRHDFQEEQWLSIGRIIFKGWQIANYLPIGLSIIVMENAMYGKFKSDLMENFLCFITEEDKTLFSTALKDYESVDNDELIEALENHSCRSAVTKESITRILLEIAHKEMVQECNFITDAWAKILSQLGQSLSYENLTEIYSKMEPSNRKVTKMLHFSDNLSNLEREVMNHLQRYVRELDKVLLKKFLRFCTGSDLILDGKDTITVEFVVLDGFGRRPIAHT, from the exons atggTCTCCCTGatagaatttttaaaagaaagaaacattCCTGTAGACAAGGTAGAGGAAGATAAG ATTGATTGTCAAGTGATATTATTATTGTCTGATGATGAACTGACAAAGTACATCCCTATCTGTGGGGACAGGATAGCTGTGAAAGATTTTTGTAAGAACCAGGGTGGTACAGGTTCAAAGTCCAAAAAAAAGAAGACactattacaaaagataagaaaaagacTCCATCCATCATCAAAAAGAaacttgtttaaaacaaaaaaagatatagaTGAAAGCTCAAGTGATAGTGATGACAATCCTTCTACTTCCAAGAATATTGGAAATGATCATGCAGCAAAAAGTGAAAGGCGTATAGAACTTGGTTGGCTGATGAAAGAAGGGGATAGGATGAAACAAGTTCGCGGGCCAACTGGAGGGGGGACGAGACATCTTATTGTTGATAAAGATACTCTAGTGAGTGCCATAAAAGAAACAGCTTTAAAACTTTACTTTCCAGAAGGAATATCACCCAGGGGTAAGATTGAAAATTTTGTGGTTGACATCATGGACTTTAAACGCCAGTCAGCTAATTTAGATTTGTCTGTAGAGAATATTTATGACCGAAGCAAAATGAGGCTGTTAAGGTTTTATTTACTAACTGTACCTAAAGAAAGGGATAACACTGAACAAGAAAAGAATTCAACAACAAGGACCAAAGAAAATGAAGACCAAAAAAGTGTTTCACAGCTGTTGAGgttagaaaaccatgaaaataacaGTTCTCATAGTTCTTATAATGAGCATACCAGTTTGAACATGTGCAGTGATGATGAAATTCAGTTTGGACCTGTATTGGCTGATATTGATGATATCTATGACTCAACAATTCCTTTGAATGATATCCACACTCAATCTGACAGTCAGCCAGAGAATAGTTATATCGCCAATGATCCTGGAATAATCACTAATAGTCTTGGAATAATCGCCGATGGTCCTGGATTAATAAATAATGAACAATTATTTCTTGATCCATTCCATTCTGTGAAAATTAGGGTTCATAGAGGAAATTTAATGAtagaaatgatgaaaatattttcagATCCAACAATAATGTATGCTACATTTTTTGATGTCAGTATGATATTGCCAACTGGAAAAGCGGAAGAAGGGGTAGGGGAAGGAATTTTTAGAGATTGCCTTACTGAATTTTGGAATGAGTTTATGGACAATTGTTGCATTGGAAATTCACAGAAAGTCCCTACAATAAGACACGATTTTCAAGAGGAGCAGTGGCTGTCCATTGGCAGAATTATATTTAAAGGATGGCAGATAGCCAATTACTTGCCCATTGGACTTTCCATAATTGTTATGGAAAATGCAATGTATGGAAAGTTTAAGTCAGATTTAATGgaaaattttctttgttttatcaCTGAAGAAGACAAAACATTATTTTCCACTGCTTTAAAAGATTACGAGTCAGTTGACAATGATGAACTTATAGAAGCTTTAGAGAACCATAGCTGCAGGTCTGCAGTCACAAAAGAAAGCATTACGCGTATTTTGCTAGAAATCGCACACAAGGAAATGGTTCAGGAGTGCAACTTTATAACTGATGCTTGGGCCAAGATATTATCTCAACTCGGACAGTCTCTTTCTTATGAGAATTTGACAGAAATATACAGTAAAATGGAACCCAGCAATCGCAAAGTTACCAAAATGCTGCATTTTTCAGATAATTTGTCTAATTTGGAACGTGAAGTTATGAACCACCTTCAGCGGTATGTTAGAGAACTTGATAAAGTATTGTTGAAAAAATTTCTTAGATTTTGCACTGGAtctgatttaattttggatgGAAAGGATACAATCACTGTTGAATTTGTAGTTCTTGATGGTTTTGGGCGTCGACCAATAGCCCATACATAG